Genomic DNA from Primulina huaijiensis isolate GDHJ02 unplaced genomic scaffold, ASM1229523v2 scaffold208142, whole genome shotgun sequence:
tttttttacataaaaactctgatgagatcgtctcacgtgTCAATTTTATATGACAAATCTTCTATTCGATCCGATCTTATTCATATTTTTGATTATCAATATAATTAGTTCAATACATATTACAGATATAAATCCCAGAATCGACGAGACTGTCTATATACGGGGTCGACAGTCGCACGTCTATTTTAGACCTACTCTATGATTTTTTAATTAGGACTTTTTCTTTTTGAGCCTAAATTACAGACGATTAAGACACGAGAGTGGAGATTAATGGCGGATCTCAAACCAGGGAACGCATCGGAGAACGAAGGCGGCGTGGTTGAGATCACTGTTAGGACCATCGGTCCTTCCCCTCCTTCTCGCCTGGCGCTCCCTTCTACTATAAAAGTACGGCTATCACCTTCTGAATTTAATtcctttataaaattttctctctaatTCTGATTATTTTATTAGCTGATTTGAAGTTTATAGCATTGGATGAATTGATTATTTTTTCCCGAGGAAACCAGTGCTCAGGAAGATATCGTGGCGTTGATTTGAGTGAATTGATCAGAGCGATTTATGTCATTGTATAACCAAAGCTGGATAAATGTCTTTCAGATGCTTTGATGAAGTATTTTGCCTATTACTTGAATAATCGTGCGTAGTTGAATTTATTCAGTAATCCTCTTCCTTTATTTTACGGTGATTGCATGTTCAAGTAAAATATTGCCAggaagcaaggcttttttagaTTTGAGCGAGTATGATCCGAATCATGGAAATGGAGAAGCTTTGGGACTTGGAATGTGCTGTACGATGTTTCACTTAATTCAAATCTTCATGAGTTCTATTTATAATTATACATATTAGTTATTGTATTAGTGGACGCCATGCACATGTCATTTGATTAAAGGATGAGCTTTTCCTTGAAATTAATCAATTAGATCACCATAATCGCTTTCACGACTGTTTATTCAGTGGGATCAATTATGTTTCATTTGATGATCACATGATGCGATATGCCAATAGGTGGAAAACCGACAAATTTAAGTTCATCATTAGTActcaatgtttttttaaaaggaCGGTGTGCATATTTTATAAAGAATAATTTTTGTGTCATTTTGTCAATTGATGAAGAAGTTTACTATTATTTTCTTGTTAACTTAGTTTGTTTCCCTCTCGCTCACTCTCTTTCAATCTATCTATTAAGAGTATTTTTATTGTGTAATATGTAAGATGATTTACTTGTGATTCATGACAACTAGGTTCGAGAATTGAGAAAATTGATTGCTGGAAATAGTCTCAAACCCATCGAAGAGATAAAGCTTATTTTTCGAGGAAATGTTCTGAGTGACAAAGCTAATGGTGATGATCTATCAGTCCAATTCCAAAACGGAGGTATGGTCTTTAATTGTTATTTGTTAGAATTGGTATTGTATGTTGCATCTTTCTCTGTTTTGAGTTACACAAAGTCATGTTTTGTATGGTTTGTGTGTGGTCGTTGATTATTTCAAAGAAATGAGTTCATTATTTTGCTCGGTAATGTAGACATGAAATTTTGTTTTCCTCGACAATACCAACCATAGTAAGATGACATGTTTCAAAATATGTTTTCCCCAAAACTCCATCCATGATGAGATCCAGTATATTGTCGTAACCCAAGTTGTCCATGTTTACTTGATTCTGCATTATGTTCCTACAACTTACAGTGATcaatgaaaaagaaagcatcTTTTTACTTCCTAGATTGTCTTTCAAACAAACAATTCAGAACAGAGAGCTGAATCTTATTGTTTGGCTGTTAGGTATATTGTTGCGGTAATGAATATTTTTCCCAGTGCCAAGATCTCCTATTATTTGTGCAAGCTTGAaatactaattttaattttccttcTAATAAAACTGAATATGTTGAAGCAGTGCCTTATTCACTTACCATTTAAACTTCTTAAAAGCCTGATTCCATCAGTTTAAAAGTTTGTTAACTTTTTCTCTATTTTGTACTAGCGGTACATTTTATTGATTGTCTAAAATTCAACTGAATGGGGAATGTAGTTTTCCATGTTCACCGATTCTTGATTTAGTTGTAGTCTGGTATTCAGccttatgatattttttattctattcTTTTTATCATCTTATGATATCTATTTTGAATACAGCTCAAAATTTCTACAAGTTCACTTGAACTAGTCCCACAAATGATTTCTACTGACCATGTTTGTTCTCTCGAAGCCTCATGCTCATAATATTATGCTGGATTTCCTTGTTCACATTTTGCAAAATATTTTCTACTATTATTGGAGTATTATATTTCTGACAAGGTCGCATAATGCTGATTTTCAGAATCAATTATTGTTGCCATCAAACCCAAGCCACCTTCAAAGCTTATTCGGGACAATTTTGATGACGATGAAAA
This window encodes:
- the LOC140966861 gene encoding uncharacterized protein yields the protein MADLKPGNASENEGGVVEITVRTIGPSPPSRLALPSTIKVRELRKLIAGNSLKPIEEIKLIFRGNVLSDKANGDDLSVQFQNGESIIVAIKPKPPSKLIRDNFDDDENEDLKFQLPESTSRWKKRLFSILHDKLKLPDMLLMAIFSVKL